The proteins below come from a single Marinobacter bohaiensis genomic window:
- the aspS gene encoding aspartate--tRNA ligase produces the protein MRSHYCGGINESHIDQDVTLCGWVHRRRDHGGVIFLDLRDRDGMSQVVVDPDTPEAFALAEKVRSEFVIQITGRVRRRPQGTENANMPTGQVEVLCKELTILNAAATPPFPLDEHVDVGEDVRLRYRFVDLRRPEMLNRLRFRSRVTSYIRNYLDSHDFMDVETPILTRATPEGARDYLVPSRTHDGSFFALPQSPQLFKQLLMVSGVDRYYQIAKCFRDEDLRADRQPEFTQVDIEASFIDEKGLMGITEGMVRELFRDVLKVDLPEFPRMPYAEAMQRYGSDKPDLRIPLELIDVADLVESVDFKVFAGPAKDPKGRVAALRLPKGGELTRKQIDEYTKYVGIYGAKGLAYIKVNDLSQGVAGLQSPIIKFLGDDVAQALIERVGAEDGDIVFFGADKTSIVNEALGALRVKLGHDLNLLTAEWAPLWVVDFPMFEEGSDGSLTAIHHPFTAPSCTPEELAADPANALSRAYDMVLNGTELGGGSIRIHNEDMQQAVFRILGIDEEEARAKFGFLLDALKFGCPPHGGLAFGLDRLVMLMTGASSIRDVIAFPKTQSATCLMTQAPGEVDERQLRELHIRLRKPAVAKGAEAGDAKKED, from the coding sequence CAGTCACTATTGCGGTGGAATCAACGAATCACACATCGATCAGGACGTGACCCTCTGCGGCTGGGTTCATCGTCGCCGCGACCATGGCGGGGTTATCTTTCTGGATCTGCGTGATCGTGACGGCATGTCCCAGGTGGTTGTCGATCCGGACACGCCCGAAGCATTCGCGCTGGCCGAGAAAGTACGCAGCGAGTTCGTTATCCAAATCACCGGTCGTGTGCGTCGTCGTCCGCAAGGTACGGAAAACGCCAACATGCCGACCGGGCAGGTGGAAGTGCTGTGTAAGGAACTGACCATCCTCAACGCCGCCGCCACGCCGCCGTTCCCGCTGGACGAGCACGTTGACGTGGGCGAGGACGTGCGCCTGCGCTACCGCTTCGTCGACCTGCGTCGCCCGGAGATGCTCAACCGCCTGCGCTTCCGCTCGCGGGTCACCAGCTACATCCGCAACTACCTGGACAGCCACGACTTCATGGACGTGGAGACGCCGATCCTGACCCGCGCCACGCCGGAAGGCGCCCGCGACTACCTGGTGCCGAGCCGGACCCACGACGGTTCCTTCTTCGCGCTGCCGCAGTCGCCGCAGCTGTTCAAGCAGCTGCTGATGGTGTCCGGCGTTGACCGCTACTACCAGATCGCCAAGTGCTTCCGTGACGAAGACCTGCGCGCCGACCGTCAGCCGGAGTTCACCCAGGTGGACATCGAGGCGTCGTTCATCGACGAGAAGGGCCTGATGGGCATCACCGAAGGCATGGTGCGCGAGCTGTTCCGCGACGTGCTCAAGGTGGATCTGCCGGAATTCCCGCGGATGCCGTATGCCGAAGCCATGCAGCGCTATGGCAGCGACAAGCCGGATCTGCGTATCCCGCTGGAGCTGATCGACGTGGCCGACCTCGTGGAAAGCGTCGACTTCAAGGTCTTCGCCGGCCCGGCCAAGGACCCGAAAGGTCGCGTGGCCGCGCTGCGCCTGCCGAAGGGTGGCGAGCTGACCCGCAAGCAGATCGACGAGTACACCAAGTACGTTGGCATCTACGGCGCCAAAGGTCTGGCCTACATCAAGGTCAACGACCTGAGCCAGGGCGTGGCCGGCCTGCAGTCGCCGATCATCAAGTTCCTGGGTGACGACGTGGCCCAGGCACTGATCGAACGGGTCGGCGCGGAAGACGGTGATATCGTCTTCTTCGGTGCGGACAAGACCAGCATCGTCAACGAGGCTCTGGGTGCGCTGCGCGTCAAGCTGGGTCACGATCTGAACCTGCTGACCGCCGAGTGGGCGCCGCTGTGGGTGGTCGATTTCCCGATGTTCGAGGAAGGCAGCGATGGCAGCCTGACCGCGATTCATCACCCGTTCACCGCGCCGTCCTGTACGCCGGAAGAGCTGGCGGCGGACCCGGCCAACGCGCTGTCCCGTGCCTACGACATGGTGCTCAACGGCACCGAGCTGGGCGGTGGTTCGATCCGTATCCACAACGAGGATATGCAGCAGGCGGTCTTCCGCATCCTGGGCATCGACGAAGAGGAAGCGCGCGCCAAGTTCGGCTTCCTGCTGGATGCGCTGAAGTTCGGCTGCCCGCCCCACGGCGGCCTGGCGTTCGGTCTGGACCGTCTGGTCATGCTGATGACCGGTGCCTCTTCCATCCGTGACGTGATCGCGTTCCCGAAAACCCAGAGCGCGACCTGCCTGATGACTCAGGCACCGGGCGAAGTGGACGAGCGTCAGCTGCGCGAGCTGCACATCCGTCTGCGCAAGCCGGCGGTTGCCAAGGGCGCTGAAGCCGGAGACGCCAAGAAAGAAGACTGA
- a CDS encoding YebC/PmpR family DNA-binding transcriptional regulator, translating into MAGHSKWSNIKHRKAAQDARRGKIFTKLIRELTVAARQGGPEPADNPRLRAVIDKALTANMKKDTMERAIERGAGSGDDTNYEELTYEGYGPNGVAIFVEAMTDNKNRTVAEVRHAFNKFGGNLGTDGSVAFLFTRQGVLSYGPETDEEALMEAALEAGAEDVAPQDDGSFEIVTLPEQFLDVKEALVASGHAPDNAEVTMVPATYVTLDEDSAQTILKLIDMLEDLDDVQNVYSNADIPADVMDALDA; encoded by the coding sequence ATGGCCGGTCATAGCAAGTGGTCCAATATCAAACATCGCAAGGCAGCGCAGGATGCCAGGCGCGGTAAGATCTTTACCAAGCTGATCCGCGAGCTGACCGTGGCGGCCCGTCAGGGCGGTCCCGAGCCGGCGGACAATCCGCGGCTGCGGGCGGTGATTGATAAGGCGCTGACCGCCAACATGAAAAAGGACACCATGGAGCGCGCCATCGAGCGCGGCGCCGGGAGCGGGGATGACACCAACTACGAGGAGCTGACCTACGAAGGTTACGGCCCGAATGGTGTGGCGATCTTCGTTGAGGCGATGACGGACAACAAGAACCGGACCGTCGCCGAGGTGCGCCATGCCTTCAACAAGTTCGGCGGCAATCTCGGCACGGACGGTTCGGTGGCGTTTCTGTTTACCCGCCAGGGTGTGCTGTCTTATGGCCCGGAAACGGACGAAGAGGCATTGATGGAGGCCGCATTGGAAGCCGGCGCTGAGGACGTGGCGCCGCAGGACGACGGTTCCTTCGAGATCGTGACCCTGCCGGAGCAGTTCCTGGACGTGAAAGAGGCCCTCGTCGCTTCGGGCCATGCGCCGGACAACGCCGAAGTCACCATGGTGCCCGCCACCTATGTCACCCTGGATGAGGACAGCGCCCAGACCATCCTCAAGCTGATCGACATGCTGGAGGATCTGGACGACGTGCAGAACGTCTATTCCAATGCCGACATCCCGGCCGACGTGATGGACGCGCTGGATGCCTGA
- the ruvC gene encoding crossover junction endodeoxyribonuclease RuvC, producing MPIILGVDPGSRITGYGVIRCAGRVTEYIDSGCIRMGEKPMAERLQIIYQGLATLIDQYRPDEFAIEQVFMARNPDSALKLGQARGVAIVTAANSGLPVHEYTARQVKQAVVGKGGAEKTQVQHMVQSILSLNRRPQEDAADALAIALCHSHMSQSIGRIASGNRVRAGRIR from the coding sequence GTGCCCATAATTCTAGGCGTGGACCCCGGCTCGCGGATCACCGGCTACGGCGTGATACGCTGCGCCGGCCGTGTGACGGAGTACATCGACAGCGGCTGTATTCGCATGGGAGAGAAGCCCATGGCGGAGCGTTTGCAGATCATTTACCAGGGGCTGGCAACACTCATCGACCAGTATCGGCCGGATGAGTTTGCTATCGAGCAGGTCTTTATGGCGCGCAATCCGGATTCGGCCCTCAAGCTCGGCCAGGCCCGGGGTGTGGCCATCGTGACGGCCGCCAACAGCGGTCTGCCGGTTCATGAATACACCGCTCGACAGGTCAAGCAGGCCGTTGTGGGGAAGGGGGGCGCCGAGAAGACGCAGGTTCAGCACATGGTGCAGAGCATCCTGTCGCTGAACCGCCGGCCCCAGGAAGATGCCGCGGATGCGTTGGCCATCGCCCTGTGCCACTCCCATATGAGTCAGAGCATCGGTCGTATCGCCTCGGGTAACCGCGTACGTGCCGGTCGAATCCGTTAA
- the ruvA gene encoding Holliday junction branch migration protein RuvA, translating to MIAQIRGKLIEKMPGHVLVDCSGLGYELDIPYTTFFHLPESGQEVTLFTHFAVREDAHKLYGFAGRLDRDLFRMLIKVNGVGPKMALAILSGLDAQQFVRCVDNRDVAALVKIPGVGKKTAERLLIEMGDKLGQLEGMPKITPEMPSLNPASEPAHKPEEEAEAALITLGYKPQEAAKAVSRVAEAGMNSQEMIRLALKNMIPAS from the coding sequence GTGATTGCCCAAATCCGGGGAAAACTGATCGAGAAAATGCCCGGCCATGTGCTGGTCGACTGTTCCGGTCTCGGCTACGAGCTCGATATCCCGTATACGACGTTCTTTCATCTGCCCGAATCCGGCCAGGAAGTCACGCTGTTCACGCACTTCGCCGTTCGCGAGGATGCCCATAAGCTCTATGGCTTTGCCGGGCGCCTGGATCGCGATCTGTTCCGTATGCTGATCAAGGTGAATGGGGTCGGGCCCAAAATGGCGCTGGCGATTCTCTCCGGTCTCGATGCGCAGCAGTTTGTGCGTTGCGTCGATAATCGCGATGTGGCGGCCCTGGTGAAGATTCCCGGCGTCGGTAAGAAGACCGCCGAGCGGCTGCTGATCGAGATGGGCGACAAGCTCGGCCAGTTGGAAGGAATGCCCAAGATTACGCCCGAAATGCCGTCGTTGAACCCGGCCAGCGAACCGGCGCACAAGCCCGAAGAGGAAGCCGAAGCGGCTCTTATTACCTTGGGCTACAAACCCCAGGAAGCGGCAAAGGCCGTCAGCCGCGTGGCCGAGGCCGGTATGAACTCCCAGGAGATGATTCGCCTGGCGCTTAAGAATATGATCCCTGCCAGCTAA
- the ruvB gene encoding Holliday junction branch migration DNA helicase RuvB: MIESDRLISPQSSASEEVQDRAIRPTLLSEYVGQPAVREQMEIFISAARGRQEALDHVLIFGPPGLGKTTLANIIANEMGVSIKTTSGPVLEKAGDLAAMLTNLEEGDVLFIDEIHRLNAAVEEVLYPAMEDYQLDIMIGEGPAARSIKLDLPPFTLVGATTRAGLLTSPLRDRFGIVQRLEFYNTQDLTHIVQRSAQLLGVSMDEAGALEIARRSRGTPRIANRLLRRVRDYAEVKSDGSVTLDVADSALNMLKVDNQGFDHMDRRLLLAMIEKFDGGPVGVESLAAAISEERGTIEDVLEPFLIQQGYMIRTPRGRMVTSHAYLHFGVTPPKSGEGAS; this comes from the coding sequence ATGATTGAATCCGATCGCCTGATTTCACCGCAAAGCAGTGCGTCTGAAGAAGTACAGGATCGCGCCATCCGCCCGACGCTACTCTCCGAGTACGTTGGGCAGCCGGCTGTCCGTGAGCAGATGGAGATTTTTATCTCGGCCGCGCGAGGTCGGCAGGAAGCCCTGGATCACGTCCTGATCTTCGGGCCGCCGGGGCTTGGGAAGACCACGCTGGCAAACATCATTGCCAATGAGATGGGCGTGTCCATCAAGACAACGTCCGGCCCGGTTCTGGAAAAGGCCGGTGACCTGGCGGCGATGCTAACCAACCTGGAAGAGGGTGATGTTCTCTTCATCGACGAGATCCACCGCCTGAACGCGGCCGTCGAGGAAGTGCTCTATCCGGCGATGGAGGACTACCAGCTCGACATCATGATCGGCGAGGGGCCGGCGGCGCGCTCAATCAAGCTCGATCTGCCGCCGTTCACGCTGGTGGGGGCGACCACGCGGGCCGGTCTGCTGACCTCGCCGCTGCGAGACCGTTTCGGTATCGTCCAGCGACTGGAGTTTTACAACACCCAGGACCTGACCCATATCGTGCAGCGTTCGGCCCAGCTGCTCGGCGTGTCGATGGACGAGGCGGGCGCGCTGGAAATCGCGCGCCGATCCCGGGGGACGCCGCGGATCGCCAACCGGCTGTTGCGCCGGGTACGCGATTACGCCGAGGTGAAATCCGACGGTTCGGTGACCCTGGACGTGGCGGACAGCGCGCTGAATATGCTTAAGGTGGACAATCAGGGTTTCGACCACATGGACCGTCGATTGCTTCTGGCCATGATCGAGAAGTTCGATGGCGGCCCGGTGGGCGTGGAGAGCCTGGCGGCCGCCATCAGCGAGGAACGCGGTACGATCGAAGACGTGCTTGAACCTTTCCTGATCCAGCAGGGCTACATGATCCGCACGCCGCGGGGTCGAATGGTGACGTCCCATGCGTACCTGCACTTCGGTGTGACCCCGCCGAAGTCGGGCGAGGGCGCGTCATGA
- the ybgC gene encoding tol-pal system-associated acyl-CoA thioesterase produces MTAVDSAQFHWPVRVYIEDTDAGGIVYHARYLHFMERARTEWVRSQGIALRRGLDENVSYVVQKMAIQFRQPAKLDDELWVTAVLTGSGRVWFGFDQKVIRQSDGAVLAEADVKVACVALDSGRPRALPESMQAIVREQ; encoded by the coding sequence ATGACGGCCGTGGATAGCGCCCAATTCCATTGGCCGGTACGGGTCTATATCGAAGACACCGACGCCGGCGGTATTGTGTATCACGCCCGCTACCTGCACTTTATGGAACGGGCACGCACCGAGTGGGTGCGATCCCAGGGCATTGCCCTGCGCCGCGGGCTGGACGAGAACGTCAGCTACGTGGTGCAGAAAATGGCGATCCAGTTTCGTCAGCCCGCCAAACTGGACGATGAATTATGGGTGACGGCCGTCCTGACCGGCAGCGGTCGTGTCTGGTTTGGTTTCGACCAGAAAGTCATCCGCCAGTCCGACGGCGCCGTGTTGGCCGAGGCGGACGTCAAGGTCGCCTGTGTGGCGCTGGACAGCGGGCGTCCGCGGGCCTTGCCGGAGTCCATGCAGGCCATCGTCAGGGAACAATAA
- the tolQ gene encoding protein TolQ, producing the protein MESHLSVWSLIANASFLVQIVMLLLVLASIMSWGFVFQRLQVFKKARKAQLAFEEQFWSGMDLGQLYRDASNHPTPHSGMESVFRAGFREFSRLRQQSQDPDAVMDGTQRAMRVALSREQERLEAHLPFLATVGSTSPYIGLFGTVWGIMNSFRGLAQVQHASLATVAPGISEALIATAMGLFAAIPAVIAYNRFAAKSDALLKNYETFAEEFSSILHRRVHSSEKGRAA; encoded by the coding sequence GTGGAGTCACATCTTTCGGTTTGGAGCCTTATCGCCAATGCCAGTTTCCTGGTGCAGATCGTCATGCTGCTGCTGGTGCTGGCGTCGATCATGTCCTGGGGGTTTGTCTTCCAGCGCCTGCAGGTGTTCAAAAAGGCGCGTAAGGCCCAGTTGGCGTTTGAAGAGCAGTTCTGGTCCGGCATGGATCTGGGGCAACTCTATCGCGACGCCAGCAACCACCCCACGCCTCACAGCGGCATGGAATCGGTATTTCGTGCCGGCTTCCGGGAATTCTCGCGCCTGCGCCAGCAGAGCCAGGATCCGGACGCCGTGATGGACGGAACCCAGCGCGCCATGCGGGTGGCCCTGTCCCGCGAGCAGGAGCGGCTCGAAGCGCATCTGCCGTTCCTGGCGACGGTGGGCTCCACCAGTCCGTACATCGGCCTGTTCGGTACCGTCTGGGGGATCATGAATTCTTTCCGCGGCCTGGCCCAGGTGCAGCACGCGTCACTGGCCACCGTGGCACCGGGCATTTCCGAGGCGCTGATCGCTACCGCCATGGGCCTGTTTGCGGCGATTCCCGCGGTCATCGCCTACAACCGCTTTGCCGCCAAGTCCGATGCCCTGCTGAAGAACTATGAGACGTTCGCCGAGGAGTTCTCCAGCATCCTGCATCGCCGGGTTCACAGCAGCGAGAAAGGCCGCGCAGCCTGA
- the tolR gene encoding protein TolR, translating to MKSTGITSTPRRKPMAEINVVPYIDVMLVLLVIFMVTAPMMTQGVKVDLPETTSDPMQAPKDVEPVIVSIDANGAYYMEVGDKGSDPMPLPALREQVSKVLSGRAQRDVLVRGDRNIDYGTVVNLMATLQGAGATSVGLITEEPEG from the coding sequence ATGAAAAGCACGGGAATTACCTCGACGCCGCGTCGCAAGCCCATGGCCGAGATCAACGTGGTGCCCTACATCGACGTCATGCTGGTGCTGCTGGTGATCTTCATGGTGACCGCGCCGATGATGACGCAGGGCGTGAAGGTGGATCTGCCGGAAACCACGTCGGACCCGATGCAGGCACCAAAAGACGTTGAGCCTGTCATTGTATCCATCGATGCCAATGGTGCGTACTACATGGAAGTGGGGGACAAAGGGTCGGACCCCATGCCGTTGCCAGCGTTGCGCGAGCAGGTGAGCAAGGTCCTGTCAGGCCGTGCCCAGCGTGATGTGTTGGTGCGTGGCGACCGTAATATCGACTACGGCACCGTAGTGAACCTGATGGCGACCTTGCAGGGCGCCGGGGCCACCAGTGTCGGATTGATCACAGAAGAACCGGAAGGCTAG
- the tolA gene encoding cell envelope integrity protein TolA, with product MAISVGLHVAIVLFSLAGWSWSEPSHEPPPRSISARLIMPEPVPAQQASQPAAQPSAQPEPEPQEDAQEEARKEAEEKARQEEQRQEEARKQALIREKEKQEAAAKAKEEARRKAEAEAAAAAKRKAEEERRRKELEAEKAAEEKRRAEEKAAEERRKAEEKRRQEEAERKRQEKLEQERREAEQRKREEERRKREEQLAALAEQSAEEQAASEQARQEAAAAARAKQAQMASESEKYEALIRQRLSNAWYIPSSAQKGLVTTLEITLLPTGELASVRIAKSSGNTAFDNSALSAVRGVQRFPVPNDPDVFNAYFRNFSIQFDPEKLR from the coding sequence ATGGCGATCTCCGTCGGCCTGCATGTCGCTATTGTGCTGTTCTCCCTGGCTGGGTGGAGCTGGTCCGAGCCCAGCCACGAACCGCCGCCACGCAGCATTTCGGCGCGCCTGATCATGCCTGAGCCGGTACCGGCCCAGCAGGCGTCGCAACCCGCAGCGCAGCCTTCGGCCCAGCCTGAGCCCGAACCGCAGGAGGATGCGCAGGAAGAGGCGCGTAAAGAAGCCGAGGAGAAGGCTCGCCAGGAAGAGCAGCGGCAGGAAGAAGCCCGCAAGCAGGCGCTGATCCGGGAAAAGGAAAAGCAGGAAGCCGCCGCCAAGGCCAAGGAAGAAGCGCGCCGTAAAGCGGAAGCCGAAGCGGCGGCCGCCGCCAAACGCAAGGCCGAGGAAGAGCGTCGGCGTAAGGAACTGGAGGCGGAGAAAGCGGCCGAAGAGAAACGGCGGGCGGAAGAGAAAGCCGCCGAGGAGCGTCGTAAAGCCGAGGAAAAACGGCGCCAGGAAGAGGCGGAACGCAAGCGTCAGGAAAAGCTGGAGCAGGAGCGTCGCGAAGCCGAGCAACGTAAGCGCGAAGAGGAGCGCCGCAAGCGGGAAGAGCAACTGGCGGCCCTGGCTGAACAGTCTGCCGAAGAGCAGGCCGCCTCCGAACAGGCGCGCCAGGAAGCGGCTGCTGCGGCTCGGGCCAAGCAGGCGCAAATGGCGTCGGAGAGCGAGAAGTACGAGGCGTTGATCCGGCAGCGCCTGAGCAACGCCTGGTATATCCCGTCGTCTGCCCAGAAAGGGTTGGTGACGACGCTGGAAATTACCCTGTTGCCGACGGGCGAGCTGGCCTCGGTCCGCATCGCCAAGAGCAGTGGCAACACCGCTTTCGATAACTCGGCGCTGAGCGCGGTGCGCGGTGTCCAGCGGTTCCCCGTGCCGAACGATCCGGATGTATTCAACGCCTATTTCCGGAATTTCTCGATTCAGTTCGATCCGGAGAAATTGCGCTGA
- the tolB gene encoding Tol-Pal system beta propeller repeat protein TolB → MMRVIVTLLLATAMALPAQAELLIRITEGADNALPVAVVPFGTEGGLQPTENISEIVRDDLAMSGEFAPLETNRMLSLPTSGEDVFYRDWRMLGQKYLLVGNLSPAAGGSKVQARFELFDVNREARILGETATVSADNLRTLGHHISDKVYKAITGNRGVFSTRIAYVTLDMENGKRTYRLNISDVDGKRSRVFLKSKEPILSPDWSPDGKKLAYVSFETGRPAIYVQELASGKRTRIAQFPGLNSAPSWSPDGKSLLMTLSRDGNAEIYRMNVATRQLTRLTNHWAIDTEPSWAPDGDEFVFTSDRSGGPQSYLMDADGGDVQRLTFGSRYNARPRFSPDGEHIFYVHKRENFFHIARLNIETGQETILTRTKLDESPSVAPNGRLLIYATQDGGKSVLAVISADGGSNYVLPSRFGDVREPAWSPFID, encoded by the coding sequence ATGATGCGAGTAATCGTAACCCTGCTGCTGGCGACGGCAATGGCATTGCCGGCGCAGGCGGAACTCTTGATCCGGATCACCGAGGGTGCGGACAACGCCCTCCCGGTCGCCGTCGTTCCCTTCGGCACCGAAGGTGGTTTGCAGCCTACTGAGAATATCAGCGAAATCGTGCGCGACGATCTGGCGATGAGCGGCGAGTTCGCTCCGCTGGAGACCAACCGGATGCTGAGTCTGCCCACTTCCGGAGAGGACGTCTTCTATCGCGATTGGCGCATGCTGGGGCAGAAGTACCTGCTGGTTGGCAATCTGTCGCCCGCCGCTGGCGGCAGCAAGGTACAGGCCCGCTTCGAACTGTTCGACGTGAATCGGGAAGCTCGGATTCTGGGCGAGACCGCCACCGTGTCCGCCGATAACCTGCGTACCCTGGGCCACCACATCAGCGACAAGGTGTACAAGGCGATCACCGGCAATCGGGGCGTGTTTTCCACCCGTATTGCTTATGTGACCCTGGACATGGAGAACGGCAAGCGCACGTATCGCCTTAACATCAGCGATGTGGATGGCAAGCGCTCCCGGGTTTTCCTCAAGTCGAAGGAGCCGATACTGTCGCCGGACTGGTCGCCGGATGGCAAGAAACTGGCCTACGTCTCGTTCGAGACCGGGCGTCCCGCCATCTATGTCCAGGAACTGGCCAGCGGCAAACGCACGCGCATTGCCCAGTTCCCGGGGCTGAATTCGGCCCCGTCCTGGTCGCCGGACGGTAAGTCCCTGCTGATGACCCTGTCCCGCGACGGTAACGCCGAAATCTACCGGATGAACGTGGCCACCCGTCAGTTGACGCGGCTGACCAACCACTGGGCCATCGACACGGAGCCAAGCTGGGCGCCGGATGGGGATGAGTTCGTCTTTACCTCTGATCGCTCGGGTGGCCCCCAGTCGTATCTGATGGATGCCGACGGCGGGGACGTGCAGCGACTGACGTTTGGCAGCCGCTACAACGCACGTCCGCGGTTCAGCCCGGACGGTGAGCACATTTTCTATGTTCATAAGCGCGAAAACTTTTTCCATATCGCGCGGTTGAATATCGAAACCGGTCAGGAGACCATTCTGACCCGGACCAAGCTGGACGAGTCGCCGAGTGTGGCTCCCAACGGACGTCTGTTGATTTACGCGACCCAGGATGGGGGCAAAAGTGTCCTCGCGGTCATCTCGGCCGACGGCGGCTCCAACTACGTGTTGCCGTCGCGTTTCGGGGATGTTCGCGAACCGGCCTGGTCGCCTTTTATCGACTGA
- the pal gene encoding peptidoglycan-associated lipoprotein Pal translates to MKMIRTYSKLFALLVAMGVMAGCSSTGGTQEEGAYDSDVSAVDQEGGSEVYGGEGSDGVSSTPLTDEERAAQQERAAQQEQAAMRKITTFYFDFDTSELKAESRDVLIAHAQYLASNPNRNVRLEGHADERGTKEYNLALGERRAKSVERFLVVNGASRDQIETVSYGEEKPAAMGSNESAYAQNRRVELIYQ, encoded by the coding sequence ATGAAAATGATTCGTACCTATTCCAAGCTTTTTGCATTGCTGGTTGCCATGGGTGTTATGGCCGGTTGTAGCTCAACCGGCGGCACGCAGGAAGAAGGTGCTTATGACTCGGACGTCTCCGCCGTCGATCAGGAAGGTGGCAGCGAAGTCTATGGCGGTGAAGGCTCCGACGGTGTCAGCTCCACACCGCTGACCGACGAAGAGCGCGCGGCCCAGCAGGAGCGTGCTGCCCAGCAGGAACAGGCGGCGATGCGCAAGATCACCACCTTCTACTTCGATTTTGACACTTCCGAGCTGAAGGCTGAGTCCCGCGATGTCCTGATCGCCCACGCCCAGTACCTGGCGTCCAACCCGAACCGCAATGTACGCCTGGAAGGCCACGCCGACGAGCGCGGTACCAAGGAATACAACCTGGCCCTGGGCGAGCGTCGTGCCAAATCCGTCGAGCGTTTCCTGGTGGTTAACGGCGCATCCCGTGATCAGATCGAAACCGTCAGCTACGGCGAAGAGAAGCCGGCGGCCATGGGCAGCAACGAAAGCGCTTACGCCCAGAACCGTCGCGTGGAACTGATCTACCAGTAA
- the ybgF gene encoding tol-pal system protein YbgF, which produces MRRLLMAVTALSLCGSALAQSTVPAYQNADSAAQSQSGGNQATAELYFMIQQLQRQVQQLQGSVEEQRHKLEQLSRQSRERYIDLDQRILDLSRQKAEQAEAPAPEQEAPAADTAQETREYRQPSEEEQAQYSEIVKLIRDDKDYDTAIDRLYTFISDHPEGDLTVNAYYWLGEVYLVKPQLKQAKQAFSIVATRFADHRKAPDALYKLGVTEARMGDDAEARQTLKSVSSKYPDSNAAQLASDYLAKL; this is translated from the coding sequence ATGAGGCGATTGCTCATGGCCGTCACGGCGCTGTCGCTTTGCGGTAGCGCCCTGGCGCAGTCAACCGTACCCGCTTACCAGAACGCCGATTCCGCCGCCCAGAGCCAGTCGGGCGGCAATCAGGCCACAGCCGAACTGTACTTCATGATCCAGCAGTTGCAGCGTCAGGTGCAGCAACTGCAGGGATCGGTGGAGGAGCAACGGCACAAGCTTGAACAGTTGTCGCGCCAGTCCCGTGAGCGCTACATCGATCTGGATCAGCGGATCCTCGACCTGTCCCGCCAGAAGGCGGAGCAGGCCGAGGCTCCCGCCCCCGAGCAGGAGGCGCCCGCAGCCGACACGGCCCAGGAAACGCGGGAGTACCGCCAGCCCAGCGAGGAGGAGCAGGCGCAGTACAGCGAGATCGTCAAGCTGATCCGGGACGACAAGGATTACGACACCGCCATTGATCGCCTCTACACGTTTATTTCCGATCACCCGGAAGGCGATCTGACGGTCAACGCCTATTACTGGCTTGGTGAGGTGTATCTCGTCAAACCCCAGCTCAAACAGGCGAAGCAGGCCTTTTCGATCGTCGCGACCCGTTTTGCGGATCATCGCAAAGCGCCGGATGCGCTCTACAAACTCGGCGTGACCGAGGCTCGGATGGGCGACGACGCTGAAGCGCGCCAAACGCTCAAGTCCGTCTCCTCGAAGTATCCGGATTCCAACGCCGCCCAGTTGGCGAGCGATTACCTGGCCAAGTTATAA